CATTGTTCCGCCAAGGTCGGCATGAGCCCTGCTCCCTTCTCTGGAATCGTTTCCTGAAGCGCCTTCTCCACGTCCTCGGCCCGCACCCTGTCTGCACCCCGCACGACGTACGTCAAGAACGTCCGCACGTGGTCCAGGGCTGTCTTCTCCTGGCACGACTCCCACAGGAGCCTCAGGATCTCGGGTAGCCTCTGTCCGAGATCGTCCCGGAAGATGTGCTTCATCAGGAGCATCGCGGCCCGAAACTGCACTGCCCCCTTGAGCTCCGCGTCGGTGTAGCGCGAGAGATCGCACAGCTCGTACCGAAACGCCGGCACGTAGCCCGCAAGAGGCTCGGGCGGCTCGAAGAGGCTCCCGAACGCCACGGGGACCCTCCAGGCCTGCCGGCCGTGGTAGAAGACGACCGTTTTCGACGAAGTCCCGCGCTGCCCCCGCGTCGGCCAGCACTTCCCGGAAAAACCTGTCGTGGGGATTCGAGACCTCGGCCATGGCGAGAGTGTAGGCGCCGGCATCCCGGCGCGCAACTTTTGGCCGGCCGCCGGGGGCGCGCTGGTGCGCAAGAGCTTTGCCCACGCGGCCCGGGTGAGGGGGACGCGGGGGCGGGTCTAGAGCCGGTAGGGCGCCTCGACGAAGGAGAAGCGCTCGGGGGGGAAGTCGCGGGTGTTGCGGGTGGCCAGGCGCAGGCCGCGGGAGAGGGCGAGGGCCGCCTGGAAGGCATCGGGCAGCTTCCATCGGTTTTCCCGGCGCAGGCGAGCCGCCAGGTCGGCGGCGGCGACGCCGATCTCGACGGTGACGAAACGGTCGAGCAGCCGCAGGGCCAGCGGCTCGCGCTCCCGAGCAAACCCGGTGAGCACCTCGGCTCTGGTGATGACGGACACGGCTGCCCTGCCCTTCGTTCGGGCAAGGAATGACGTGGCGGCCTCGATGCCGTTGAAGTGGTCGATGAGGACTACGGAATCGAGGAGGTGCGTCAGCGAGGCGTTTCCCATTCGTCCCTCAGGCGCCGCTGGTAGGCGAGGCCGTCTTCCCCTTCCCATACGCCGCTCGTGTCTCGGAGCACCCGGTCGAAGCACTCGAGGCCGAGCTCGGATTCGCTGCGCAGCCTGCGGACGGCCCGCCGCACGATCTCGGCCATGGGCACGTGTTCCTCCCGGGCCTTGTCGTCGAGCCACTGCTTGTCTTCCGGGTCCAACCCGATGACGGTGCGCACCATGATCGCTCCCTCCGGAGGTGATATCGCGCCGATCGAAATGATATCGCAGGGCCTGATCCCGGGCAATGGCGCCAAGTGCCGGGGGCCACGTGCCGAGCAGGGGCAGGTTGTGTAGTCCCAAGAGCCAACGGCCAAGGGCCTCGGGTTTCCGGTGCCGGGTTGCCGAGCGCTGCTTGGCGGGCTTTGCGGCTTTGCGCGAGACGGGACTTTCTGGTTTGCCCGTACGGCCCTCGTGGGGCGCGTGCGCCCCGCAACGCGCTGTCAGAGCCCCCGATACACTTCCCTGCGGTGACCGACCTTCACCACGAGAACCAGGAGCCGGTCATCCTCGATGCGGTACAGCACCCGGTAAGCACCTACGCGGATGCGATACCCCTGATCCGTTTCGGCCAGCCGCTTCACACCGGGCGGTCTGGGATCAGCGGTCAGCACGGCGAGCCGCTTCAGGACCTGAGCCCGGATTCTCGGCGCCAGACTGGAAAGTTCTCCCTTCGCCCGGGTGGAGAGCTCCACCCGGTAGGTTCACTTGCGCGCCCCCTCGAGCCCGTACTCGTCCAAGACGGTCTCGAGGGCAACCGTCTTGCGCCCGTCGAGCTCCCATTGCGCGAGGGCCTCGCGATAGTCCTCGGCGTCCAGCAGATCCTCCAGGCGCTCCAGCGCCCGGAGGTCGTCGAGGGAAACGAGGGCCCCCACGGGCTCTCCGTTCTGCTCCACGACCACGCGCTCGTTTCGAGTGCGGACGCGCCGCAGCGCACTCGAAAGCTCACTGCGATCCATGGGAACCGCCACGATCGCCATGAGAGCCCTCCTCTTCAGGCCTCTTCACTCGCCCTTTCAGACCGCCCGGGTTCGGGCAGTCCGCAGGCGCTTCCACCGCCTCCCGGATGCAGTGCGCGACCGGTCACGCAGCGGCAGGCTTCCCCTGCGCACGGAACATTCTCGGCCCCAAGCCACCCTTGCAGCTCATTCTGCTCCCAGCGCATCCACGGCGCAATTTGCTTTCGCTCGTGACGGGGGACGGGTACTGCGGTTGGCGTTCCCGGTTCCCAGTTCCCGGTTCCCGGTTCCCAGTTCCCAGTTCCCAGTTCCCAGTTCCCAGTTCCCGGTTCCCGGTTCCCGGTTCCCGGTTCGGGGGACGGGGGTCGGAGGACGGGGGACGTGAGGCGTGAAGGGTGAAGGGCCGGCAGTTCGCTCCCAACAGCCAACGGCCAAGGGCCTCGGGTTTCCGGTGCCGGGGGACGTGAAGCGTGAGATGTGAAACGTGCGGAACGGAGCGCCCCGGTACCCGGCGAGGTCCAACGACCGGGGCGGGCGGCCGAGGTGGCTCTCGGCTCGCGGCCTGCGCTCAGAACGAGGTGAGAACCGGATGATCGACGTGGGAAGAGTCGGCAAGCGCGGAACCGTGGTCATCCCGCCCCGGATGTTGCGGCGCTACGGACTCGAGGAGGGCTGCTTGCTCGTCCTGGAGGAAGGCCCCGAAGGGCTCACGCTGCGGCGAGCCGCAGACGAGGAGCTTTTGGAGACCTACACGACCGAACGAAGGGCTGAGTTCCTGCTCCAGAATGCCGTCGACGAAGAGGATGACGCGCAGGCCCGATTCGAGGTGCGGCGGCTGGGCCTGGACCCCGACGCCATCCCCCACGAGCGGCCGTAAGCGGTGGATCGCGTCTTTCTCTGGATCTTCCGGCGGGCGTGGAGCTGCCACTCAAGGCCCAGGTGATTCTCGCCGCGGCGATCGCCGCCAAGGCGACCCACCTGCTCACCGGCGACCGACGCCACTTCGGGCCCCTGTACGGAACGGCTCCCACGATCCATGTGTAGCCAGCTTCGACGGGGAACCTCCCATGCACAACGAGTTCACGGCTGTGATCGAACGGGATGGCGACTGGTACATCGCCTGCTGTCCCGAGATCCCTGGCGCCAACGGCCAGGGACGTAAACCCCGCGGGGCTTGCCGCGCGGGAGACGGTGCTGCGATACTGGACCGGCGACACGGTGGACGAGGCGGCGCCTGGACGTGGTTCGGAATCCGAACCACGGTCCATCCGGTCCGTATCTGCGACCACTTGACCCTTGCACCACCGCTCTCTTAGCCATTGGAAGGGAAACTGCCATGAAGATCGCCATCAGCGGAAAAGGGGGTGTGGGGAAGACGACCTTGGCGGGGTGCCTGGCACGCCTGCTTGCGGCTCGGGGCCAGAAGGTGCTCGCCATCGATGCGGACCCCGACGCCAACCTTCCGTCCGCCCTGGGAATTCCGGCGGAGCGGCTGGGGTCCCTCCAACCCCTGGCCCAGATGAAGGACTTGGTGTCCGAGCGCACCGGCGCCCAGGCCGGCACGTTTGGGGGGATGTTCAAACTCAACCCCAAGGTGGACGACATTCCCGACGCCTACGGCATCGTCCACGACGGGGTCAAACTCCTGACCCTGGGGACGGTTCCCAAGGGGGGAGGAGGGTGCCTGTGCCCGGAAGGGACCCTTCTGCGAACCCTGATGCGCCATCTCATGGTGGGGCGCGGCGAGACCGTGATCGTCGACATGGAGGCCGGCCTGGAGCACCTGGCCCGGGGCAGCACCGAGGGGGTGGACGCGTTTCTCGTGGTGGTGGAACCCGGCCAGCGGGCCGTTCAGACGGCCCACCAGATCCGCCGCCTCGCCACGGACCTCGGGGTGAGGAAGGTGTTCGTGGTCGGCAACAAGGTGTCGAGCGAGGATGACCGGGTCATGGTGCAGGAAGGGGTGGCACCCATGCCCGTGCTCGGCCACCTCTCCCTGCGCGAGGCGATCCGCCGGGCCGACCGGGATGGGGTAAGCCCCTTTGATCTGGACGACGGGCTGCGCGCCGAGGTGGCGGCGGTCTACGAGGCCCTGGAGCGAGTCACCTCGGCAGGCTGACCCGACGCGAAGGGAAGTCCCGCCTCCTCTCGCAGCCACTTCCGCAGGATGTCTCCCCACACCTCGGCGGCGGCCGGAAGGGGCCCCTCCCTGTCCAGCTTGGCGGCAAGTCGCCAGGACCAGGGCAGGAGCTCCCGGAGCGCCGGGTCGGAGGCGGCCGCACCGAGAAGGGCCGCCGGGGCCCCGGAAAAGAGAGGACGTCCGGCGCTGAGGCACAGTACCCGCGTCGCCAGGGGCAGCAGCGGCTCCGGCCAGTGGGTGGCCACGAGCACCGCCCCCCCCTCGGCGCGAAACGACGCCACTTCGTCCCACACGAGGTGCTGCCCGTGGGGGTCGAGGCCCACCGAGGGCTCATCGAGCAGGAGCACCTTGGGGCGCCGCGCCAGAACCCCCGCCAGGGCCACGCGCCGCTTCTCCCCACGACTGAGGTTCGCTACGGGCAGCTCCCAGAGGGGCTCGGGCACCGCGGCACGCACCAATGCGTCCCGTGCGGCGTCCCCCCCGTCCACCTTCCGGCACGGCGCCCGACCGCCCAACCCCCACGCCACGTCCTCCAGGGGGGTTCGCCCCACGAGTTGCCGCTCCGGGTACTGGAACAGGAGCCCCGCGGCCCGCCCGACGTCGCGGGGGGGCACCTGCCCCGAGGTCCACGACCAGAGAGGCCCCCCTCTGCCCCCAAGCTCCACGCTCCCCTGGTGAAGGGGCAGGAGCCCGGCCAGGCACTCCAATAGGGTCGTCTTCCCCGAGCCCGGACGCCCCAGCACCATCAGGAGCTCTCCGGCGCCCAGGGCGACCGTCACGTCTTCGAGGGCTACGACCCAGGCTCCGGCCCGATTGCCGCGGCGTACGCCGAGCCCTTCGCCCCGGATCACTGCGCCACCCACGCCGCGAGCTCCGGAAACGACGGAAGGCGCTTGCCCTCGGCCGCCGCACGGCGCCGAGCCCTCTCATAGGGCGGCGCGGGAAGCTGGCACCCGCTCCAGCAAAAGTACGCCTCGGGGGCCCCGGAGAAGGCCACCCGCCCGCCGGCCAGGGCCACGACCCGGTCGGCCCACAGGATCTCTTCGCCCTGGTGGGTCACCTGGAGGACCCCCGCGCCGTTTCCCCGCAGCTCCGCCACGGTGCGCAAGAGGCCGTCCCGGTCCCAGGGGCTCAGCATCGACGTGGCTTCGTCGAGCAGGAGGAACCGGGCACCGAGGGCGATCACGGCGGCCAGGGCGAGCCTCTGGGCCTGCCCCCCCGAGAGGGTGTGGGTCAGCGCACTTCGCTCCTCCCACAACCCCACCGCCTTCAAGCTCTCTTCCACCCGCCGCCGGGTCTGCGCCGGAGCCAGGCCGCGGGTTTCGAGCCCGAAGGCCACGTCGTCCTCGACCACCGGCGCCACCCCCTGGTCTTCCGGGTTGGCGAAGACCATCCCCACCCTCGGATCGAACGGCGCGATCGGCCCTTCCCCGAGGGTCACCCGCCCATGCTCCGGTGCCAGCGCCCCCTTGAGGGTCAAGAGCAGCGTCGTCTTGCCCGAGCCGTTGGGCCCCACGAGCACCACGTGCTCTCCCGGGGCGAGCTCGAGGTCCACCTCCTCCAACACGACCCCCTGGCCCCGGCGCACGCAGATCCCCTGGGCCCGCAGGCCCTGCCCTGCACCCCCCAAAGAAGAGCGGGGCAAGGTCGCACCCTTGCCCCGCTCGCTGTCTTTCCGGGAATCCGCGCTCACGCCGGAGCTTCGCCCCCACCCCCTGACACACTCTCCCCTGCGGCAGGTCCGGCGACGGTCGCCTTGGCCTTGCCGCGAGGAGCGTACGGCTCCTGCACGAGCTCCAGGAAGCTCACCGGCGCCCCGTCGCCCCTTCTCTCGCCCACCTTGATGATGCGGGTGTACCCGCCGGGCCGCTGCGCATACCGCGGAGAGATCTCGTCGAAGAGCTTGGCCACCACGCCCTTGTCGCGGACGTAGGCCAGGACGAGCCTGCGCGCATGGAGGTCGCCCCGCTTGCCCAGAGTGATGAGCTTTTCCGCCACCCGCCGAAGCTCCTTCGCCTTGGCATCGGTGGTCTGCACCCGCTCGTGCTCGAACAGCGACGTCACCATGTTGCGAAACATCGCCTTGCGGTGAGAGGCATTCCGCCCCAGCTTGCGGCCGGAGATCCTATGGCGCATGTCGATTCCTTTCCCTGGTCACTCGCCGGTCAGGCTTCTTCTTCCTCCGGGGTCTCCTCCGGAGGACTCCAGCCGGGTATTTCCATTCCCAGGTGGAGGTTCATCGTCACCATGAGGTCCTTGATCTCGTTCAGGGACTTCCGCCCGAAGTTCTTGGTCTTGAGCATCTCGCCGTCGGTCTTCTGCACCAGCTCGCCGATGTAGCGGATGTTTGCCGCCTTGAGGCAGTTCGCCGCACGCACCGAGAGCTCGAGCTCGCTCACCTTCCGGTCGAGGTTCGGGTTGTACGTGTAGCTCTCGCGCTCCTCCGAGGACTCCCCGTCGCCGCTTCCCTCGTCGAAGTTGATGAAGACCTGCACCTGGTCCTTCAGAATCTTCGCGCCGTACGCCACCGCGTCCTGAGGCTTGACGCTGCCGTCGGTCCACACCTCGAGGATGAGCTTGTCATAGTCGGTGCGCTGGCCCACGCGGGCCTGCTCCACCCGAACATTGACTTTCTCCATGGGGCTGTAGATCGCATCCAGCGCAATCCACCCGATGGCCATGTCCTCGTCCTTGTTGCGGTCCGAGGGCACATAGCCCTTGCCCACCTTCACCACGAGCTCCACGTCGAGTTTCGCTCCCTCCGCGAGGGTGGCGATGTGGCGGTCGGGGTTCAAGACCTCGATGGTGCTCCCCGCCTCGATGTCCCCGGCGCGAACCACGGCGGGCCCCGTCTTCAGGATGCGCAGCCGCTTGGCCTTGTCCGTATGGGCCCGCAGCCGCACCTCCTTCAAGTTGAGGATGATCTCGCTCACGTCCTCCTTGACCCCCGGAACGGAAGAGAACTCGTGGGGGACCCCGTCGAACTTTGCCTGGCAGATCGCAGCGCCCTGGAGGCTCGACAAGAGCACCCTGCGCAGTGCGTTCCCCAGGGTCGTGCCGAACCCGCGCTCCAGAGGCTCCGCTACGAACTTGCCGTAGGTGGCGCTCAGGCTCTCAGGCTCCGCCTCCAGCCGCTTGGGTCGAATCAGCTCACGCCAGTTTCTTTCTTGCAACGTCGCCAACCTCCGCCGAGGGCCGTGCCCCTCGGAATCTTACTTCGAGTACAGCTCCACGATCAGGTGCTCTTCGATGGGAAGCGTCAGGTCTTCCCGGGCGGGAAGCTCCTTGACCTGTCCCTGGAAGGCCTTGGCATCCACGTCGAGCCAGCGCGGAACTCCCCGGCTCGCCAGGTTCTCGAGGGCGGAGACGACCGGCGGGATCTTCCGGCTCTTCTCGCGCACCGCCACCACGTCCCCGGGCTTGGTCTGGAACGAGGGGATGTTGACCCGCCGGCCGTTGACCGTGAAGTGGCCGTGCCGCACCAGGTGCCGGGCCTCGGAGCGCGAGTTGGCAAACCCCATCCGGTAGGCCATGTTGTCCAGGCGCGACTCGAGCAACTGGAGCAAGCGCAGGCCCGTGACGCCCTTGGACCGATCCGCTTCCCCGAAGTAGATGCGGAACTGGCTCTCCTGCATCCCGTAGACCCGGCGGACCTTCTGCTTCTCCCGCAGCTGGCGGCCGTACTCCGACACCTTGACGCGCCCCTGCCCATGCTGGCCCGGGGGGTAGTTGCGGCGTTCCACGGCACACTTGTCCGTGAAACACCGGTCGCCCTTGAGAAAGAGCTTCATCCGCTCGCGCCGGCACAGCCGGCATACGGCTCCTCGATACCTTGCCAAAGCGGTACCTCCTCTGGTTTCTTCTTACACCCGGCGCCGTTTCGGCGGACGGCATCCGTTGTGGGGAATCGGGGTCACGTCCTTGATGGCGGTCAGGGTCAGGCCCGCAGCGTGGAGTGCCCGAACGGCTCCCTCGCGGCCCGAGCCGGGGCCCTTCACATACACCACGACGTTGCGCATCCCGTGCTCCATCGCCTTTTCGGCGGCATCCTTGCCCGCCATCTGGGCTGCAAACGGGGTGCTCTTGCGCGAGCCCTTGAACCCGGCGACCCCGGCATTCGACCACGCGACCGTGTTGCCGCTCAGGTCGGTAATGGTGATGACCGTGTTGTTGAACGTGCTGCGGATGTGGGCGATCCCGTCGCGAATGTTCTTCTTGACCTTCTTCACCCGCCGGGCGCCGCTGGACCTCTTCGCCATGACTCCTCCACTGCTCCTGCTTCTAGGTACCGGTTCCTCTATCGACGCCGGGGGCCCTTGCGCGTGCGGGCGTTGGTGCGCGTGCGCTGCCCGCGTACCGGCAACCCCTTGCGGTGCCGCAGGCCCCGGTAGCACCCGAGATCCATGAGCCGCTTCACGTGCGACAGCACTTCGCGGCGGAGATCTCCCTCCACCTTGTAGCGCTCGTCGATCACCTTGCGGATCTTCTGCAGCTCGTCGTCCGTCAGGTCCCCGGCCTTGCGATCGAACCCCACCTGAGCCTCGCCCAGAATCTGGCGGGCCGAGGACCGGCCGATCCCGTAGATATACGTGAGGGCGACCTCGATGCGCTTGGCGCGCGGCAAGTCGATACCCGACACTCTCGCCACTGTACAACCTCCTCTGGTGGTCTCAGGACCGCGGGGCCCGGCGGAAGAGCCTGCCCGCCGCGACGCCGATTCTCACTGCTGCTCTCGACACGTGCTCCGGCACTACCCCTGGCGCTGCTTGTGCCGGGGGTTGTCGCAAATGATCCGAACGATTCCCTTGCGCCGGATCACCTTGCACTTGTCGCAGATTCTCTTTACGGAAGGCCGAACTTTCATGTTGATTCTCCCAAGCCCTCTCGGCTACTTCTTCCGGTACGTGATCCGCCCCCGGGTGAGGTCGTAGGGCGAAAGCTCCACGGTCACCCGGTCTCCCGGCAAAATGCGAATGAAGAACTTTCTCATCTTCCCGGACACGTGCGCAAGCACCCGATGACCGTTGTCGAGCTCCACACGAAACATGGCGTTGGGCAGGGGCTCCACCACCGTCCCCTCGACCTCAATCGCTTCCTCTTTCGCCATGCCCTCGCTCTCCTCTCAGAGCCTGTGAAACAATCTGCTGCGCGACGATTCTTTCACAGGCTCTCAGTCCAGGCGGCTCAGGATCAGGGGCCCCCGCTCCGTGACGGCCACGCTGTGCTCGCTGTGGGCCGCCAGGCTCCCGTCGCGGGTACGTGCAGTCCACCCATCCGGGTCCACCACGACCCCGGTGGTGCCGTCGTTAATCATGGGCTCGATGGCGAGCACCATGCCCGGCCGCAGCCGTACGCCCGTGCCCTTCTCACCGTAGTTCGGAACCTGGGGGTCCTCGTGGAGGGATCGGCCGATGCCGTGCCCCACGAACTCCCGCACCACGGTGAACCCCGCCCCCTCCACCACAGCCTGGATGGCGGCCGAGAGATCGCCCAGGCGCCTTCCTGCCCGAGCCTCCCGGATGCCTGCAGCCAGTGCCTCCTCGGCCGCCCGGATCAGGGCCCGACCCCGGTCGCTGCCCTTGCCCACCGACACGCTAAAGGCCGCATCCCCGTAGAAGCCCCGGTGCAGCACTCCGCAGTCCACGCTCAGGAGGTCGCCGTCGCGCAACACCCGGCCCCGGCTCGGGATGCCGTGCACCACCTCGTCGTTGACCGAGGTGCACAGACAGCACGGATACGGCTTCCCCTGCGGGTTCCTGACCCCCTGGAACGCCGCCACCACCCCCCTGCGCTCCACCTCTTCCCGGGCGACCTCCTCCAGCTCCGCGGTCGTCACACCGGGTCGTACCGCTTCCCTCACCCGGGCCAGAATCTCGGCGACGATCCGGTTCGCCCGGACCATCTCCTCGATCTCCCGGGCCGACTTCAGGACGATCAACCCCCCAGCACCGCCGTGATCCGGCCCAGGATCTCCTCCATCCCCCCCATGCCGTCGATGGGCCGAAGCAGCCCGGCCTTTCGGTAGTAGGCGATGAGCGGGGCGGTCTGCTCGTCGTACACCTTCAGCCGGGCCCGGATCGTGGCCTCCCGGTCGTCATCGCGCTGGAAGAGCTCCCCGCCGCACTTGTCGCACGTTCCGGCCACCTTGGGCTGGCTGAACTTCACGTGGTACATGGCCCCGCATCCCTTGCAGGTGCGCCGCCCCGAGAGTCTCTCCACGAGCTCCTCGTTGGGCACCTCCACGGAGAGCACGTGGTCGATGGCTTGTCCCATCCGGGCCACGGTGTCCTTCAAGGCATCGGCCTGGGCCACCGTGCGGGGAAAGCCGTCCAGGATGTACCCCTTGGCGCAGTCCGCCTCCCGCAGCCGCTCCCCGATGATGCCGATCACGACCGAATCGGGAACGAGCTTGCCCGCGTCCATGTACGACTTGGCCGACTTCCCCAGCTCGGTCCCCTGCCGCACCGCTGCGCGAAGGATGTCCCCGGTGGAGATCTGGGGAATCTGGTACTTCTCCACCAGCCGCGTCGCCTGGGTGCCCTTCCCTGCCCCCGGAGGTCCGAGCAGAATCAGCCGCATGGGGTTCCCTCCTCTTTCCCGTTGGGTCAGCGACGCCCGCGAATGCGCTTGGCACCCATCAGGCCCTCATAGTGCCGCGTAATGAGGTGGGTCTCGATCTGCGAGACCGTGTCGAGGGACACGCCCACCACGATGAGCAGTCCCGTGCCGCCGAAGTAGAACGGTACTCCGAAGCGGCTGATGAGAATGGTGGGCAGCACGCAGATGAAGCTCACGTACAGCGCGCCCCAGAAGGTGAGCCGAGAGAGCACCTTGTCGATGTACTCGGCGGTGCGCTGCCCGGGCCGGATTCCAGGGATGTACCCTCCGTACTTCTTCATGTTGTCGGCCACGTCTACCGGATTGAACGTCACCGCCGTGTAGAAGTAGCAGAAGAAGATGATGAGCCCAACGAAGAGCACGTCGTGCACGATCTGCCCCGGGGCGAGCAGCCCCACCATGGTCTGCACCCAGGGGTGGTCGATGAACTGTCCCACCGTGGTGGGAAACATGAGCAGAGACGACGCGAAGATGGGCGGAATCACGCCGGCCGTGTTCACCTTGAGCGGCAGATGGGTGCTCTGCCCCCCGTACACCCGTCGCCCCACCACCCGTTTCGCGTACTGCACCGGGATGCGCCGCTGGGCCCGCTCCACCCACACGATGAAGAACGTGACCCCGACCATCACCACGATGAGCAGAAGCACCACGAACAGGTGGATCTGCCCGGCTCCCATGAGCCGGAAGGTGTTGTAGATGGCACCGGGCATTCCCGCCACGATGCCGGCGAAGATGATGAGGCTGATGCCGTTGCCGATGCCTCTCTCGGTGATCTGCTCGCCCAGCCACATGATGAACGCGGTGCCGGCCGTCAGCGTGGTGACCGTCATGAGCCGGAACCCCCAGCCCCCTGCAACCACCACGCTGGCCCCCCCGGGACCGGCCATGTTCTCCAGGCCCACGGCGATACCGAACCCCTGGACCACCGAGAGCACCACCGTGCCGTACCGGGTGTACTGAGTAATCTTCTTGCGCCCCTGCTCCCCCTCCTTGGAGAGCTTCTCCAGGGTGGGGACCACCACGGTCAGGAGCTGCAAGATGATCGAGGCGCTGATGTAGGGCATGATGCCCAGTGCGAACACGCTCATGCGGCTGAGCGCGCCCCCGGAGAACATATCGATGAGCCCCAGGATGTTGCCCTCGAGCCGAGCGAAGAACTCTGCCAGCGCCCCGGCGTCGATCCCGGGCACGGGCACGTGGGCCCCCACCCGGTACACGCCCAGGAGCAGGAACGTGATCAGGATACGGCGTCTGAGCTCGGGGATCTTTCCGATCCCCTGGAAGTCCCCGACCACCTAGGCCTCCTTTACCTCTCCGCCGCGGGCCTCGATCTTCTCCCGCGCGCCTTGGCTTACCTTGTGGACGAAGACCACGAGCTTGCGCTCCAGGTCCCCTTTGCCGAGGATCTTCACGCCGTCCTGGAGCTTCTTGACCAGCCCCTGCTCGACCAGCAGCACAGGCGTCACCTCGGTGCCGTCGTCGAACCGGTTCAGGTCGCACACGTTCACGCACGCGTACTCCTTGCGGAACGGATTCTTGAAGCCCACCTTCGGGAGCCGGCGCGCGAGCGGCATCTGCCCGCCCTCGAAGCCCTGCTTCCCGCCGTAGCCGGCCCGGG
This window of the Thermodesulfobacteriota bacterium genome carries:
- the map gene encoding type I methionyl aminopeptidase; amino-acid sequence: MIVLKSAREIEEMVRANRIVAEILARVREAVRPGVTTAELEEVAREEVERRGVVAAFQGVRNPQGKPYPCCLCTSVNDEVVHGIPSRGRVLRDGDLLSVDCGVLHRGFYGDAAFSVSVGKGSDRGRALIRAAEEALAAGIREARAGRRLGDLSAAIQAVVEGAGFTVVREFVGHGIGRSLHEDPQVPNYGEKGTGVRLRPGMVLAIEPMINDGTTGVVVDPDGWTARTRDGSLAAHSEHSVAVTERGPLILSRLD
- the rplO gene encoding 50S ribosomal protein L15, with product MRLHDLKRPKGAVKEKKRVGRGPGSGLGKTAGRGHKGARARAGYGGKQGFEGGQMPLARRLPKVGFKNPFRKEYACVNVCDLNRFDDGTEVTPVLLVEQGLVKKLQDGVKILGKGDLERKLVVFVHKVSQGAREKIEARGGEVKEA
- a CDS encoding adenylate kinase, which translates into the protein MRLILLGPPGAGKGTQATRLVEKYQIPQISTGDILRAAVRQGTELGKSAKSYMDAGKLVPDSVVIGIIGERLREADCAKGYILDGFPRTVAQADALKDTVARMGQAIDHVLSVEVPNEELVERLSGRRTCKGCGAMYHVKFSQPKVAGTCDKCGGELFQRDDDREATIRARLKVYDEQTAPLIAYYRKAGLLRPIDGMGGMEEILGRITAVLGG
- the secY gene encoding preprotein translocase subunit SecY; the encoded protein is MVGDFQGIGKIPELRRRILITFLLLGVYRVGAHVPVPGIDAGALAEFFARLEGNILGLIDMFSGGALSRMSVFALGIMPYISASIILQLLTVVVPTLEKLSKEGEQGRKKITQYTRYGTVVLSVVQGFGIAVGLENMAGPGGASVVVAGGWGFRLMTVTTLTAGTAFIMWLGEQITERGIGNGISLIIFAGIVAGMPGAIYNTFRLMGAGQIHLFVVLLLIVVMVGVTFFIVWVERAQRRIPVQYAKRVVGRRVYGGQSTHLPLKVNTAGVIPPIFASSLLMFPTTVGQFIDHPWVQTMVGLLAPGQIVHDVLFVGLIIFFCYFYTAVTFNPVDVADNMKKYGGYIPGIRPGQRTAEYIDKVLSRLTFWGALYVSFICVLPTILISRFGVPFYFGGTGLLIVVGVSLDTVSQIETHLITRHYEGLMGAKRIRGRR